In a single window of the Agrobacterium fabrum str. C58 genome:
- a CDS encoding cytidine deaminase — translation MSSDPKSHALFEAAVEAMAFAYAPYSKFPVGAAIRAEDGKIYTGANIENISFPQGWCAEPSAISAMIMGGAKKISEVAVIAEKLPLCSPCGGCRQKIAEFATPETKIYLCDETGVQKVMTMEELLPSVFKTELP, via the coding sequence ATGTCCTCCGACCCAAAATCCCATGCCCTGTTCGAGGCGGCGGTGGAGGCCATGGCCTTCGCTTATGCGCCCTATTCGAAATTTCCGGTCGGCGCAGCGATCCGCGCTGAAGATGGAAAAATCTATACGGGCGCCAATATCGAGAATATCTCCTTCCCTCAAGGCTGGTGCGCGGAGCCATCAGCCATCAGCGCCATGATCATGGGCGGAGCGAAAAAGATCAGCGAAGTGGCCGTCATCGCTGAAAAGCTGCCGCTCTGCTCTCCCTGCGGCGGTTGCCGGCAGAAGATTGCGGAATTCGCCACGCCGGAGACGAAGATTTATCTTTGCGACGAAACTGGCGTCCAGAAAGTCATGACCATGGAAGAGCTTTTGCCCTCCGTCTTCAAGACCGAGCTGCCCTGA
- a CDS encoding purine-nucleoside phosphorylase, producing MTDGLIDILVERLNGLMPRVAIVLGSGLGSLVEEVSDPIRVPYANLPGFPTSGVSGHAGELVAGYLGGEPVMMLSGRVHYYEKGDPAAMRAVIEALAGLGVQSLILTNSAGSVRQDMPPGSVMQITDHINYSGMNPLIGEESDRRFVGMTTAYDPDLMLAMRNAAIRATVPLFGGVYMWFSGPSFETPAEIRMARVLGADAVGMSTVPEVILARFFGMRVAAASVITNYGAGMTGAELSHEETKDMAPVGGKRLAAILKEMIAGGA from the coding sequence ATGACGGACGGTCTGATCGATATTCTGGTGGAGCGCCTGAACGGCCTCATGCCGCGCGTCGCCATAGTTCTGGGGTCTGGCCTTGGTTCGCTGGTGGAAGAGGTAAGCGATCCGATCCGCGTGCCCTATGCCAATCTTCCCGGCTTCCCCACAAGCGGCGTTTCCGGCCATGCGGGCGAGCTGGTGGCTGGTTATCTGGGTGGTGAGCCTGTCATGATGCTCTCCGGCCGGGTGCATTATTACGAAAAGGGTGATCCGGCCGCCATGCGCGCGGTCATCGAAGCGCTTGCCGGTCTCGGCGTACAATCGCTCATCCTCACCAATTCGGCGGGTTCAGTCAGGCAGGACATGCCGCCCGGCTCGGTCATGCAGATCACTGACCATATCAATTATTCCGGCATGAACCCGCTGATCGGTGAAGAAAGCGACCGCCGCTTCGTTGGCATGACTACGGCTTATGATCCGGATCTCATGCTCGCCATGCGCAATGCCGCCATCCGCGCGACAGTTCCGCTGTTCGGCGGCGTCTATATGTGGTTTTCGGGACCGAGCTTCGAAACGCCGGCAGAAATCCGCATGGCGCGGGTGCTGGGTGCAGATGCCGTCGGCATGTCCACGGTGCCGGAAGTCATCCTTGCGCGCTTTTTCGGGATGCGCGTTGCTGCCGCATCGGTTATTACCAACTACGGTGCCGGCATGACCGGCGCGGAACTGAGCCATGAAGAAACCAAGGATATGGCTCCCGTGGGCGGCAAAAGACTTGCCGCCATCCTAAAGGAAATGATCGCAGGAGGAGCGTGA
- the deoC gene encoding deoxyribose-phosphate aldolase, producing MELQRPREAAALTLSLLDLTNLREDCTPQQIATLCQRAHTEFGNTAAICIWPRFVAQARAAFGKDHTIRIATVVNFPSGDLDVATVVAETEAAIGDGADEIDLVIPYRKFMAGDESAVAEMIAAVRKACAAPVLLKVILETGELKDKALIRRASEIAIAEGADFIKTSTGKVAVNATLEAADIMLQAIRDSKKKVGFKPAGGIGTVEDATLYLRLAETIMAPNWAMPSTFRFGASGVLDDVLNVLAGGEPAKAASGY from the coding sequence ATGGAACTCCAGCGTCCGCGCGAAGCGGCTGCCCTCACTTTGTCCTTGCTGGACCTGACCAATCTTAGGGAAGACTGCACGCCGCAGCAGATCGCAACCCTCTGCCAGCGGGCGCATACGGAGTTTGGCAACACCGCTGCCATTTGCATCTGGCCGCGTTTCGTCGCGCAGGCCCGAGCGGCGTTCGGAAAAGACCACACGATTCGCATCGCAACGGTCGTGAATTTCCCCTCCGGCGATCTCGATGTCGCGACCGTGGTTGCGGAAACGGAAGCTGCAATCGGCGATGGCGCCGACGAAATCGATCTGGTCATTCCCTATCGTAAATTCATGGCAGGCGATGAATCGGCGGTGGCCGAAATGATCGCGGCCGTGCGTAAGGCTTGCGCGGCACCTGTGTTGCTCAAGGTCATTCTTGAGACCGGTGAGCTGAAGGACAAGGCCCTGATCCGCCGTGCCTCGGAAATCGCCATTGCCGAAGGGGCGGATTTCATCAAGACCTCGACCGGCAAGGTCGCCGTCAATGCCACGCTGGAAGCGGCCGATATCATGCTGCAGGCGATCCGGGACAGCAAAAAGAAGGTGGGCTTCAAGCCGGCCGGCGGCATCGGCACGGTGGAGGACGCGACACTATACCTGCGGCTGGCGGAAACCATCATGGCGCCCAACTGGGCCATGCCGTCGACCTTCCGTTTCGGTGCCTCGGGCGTCCTCGATGATGTGCTGAACGTGCTGGCCGGCGGCGAACCGGCCAAGGCCGCCAGCGGGTATTGA
- the deoA gene encoding thymidine phosphorylase, with amino-acid sequence MSLIPQEIIRRKRDGLSLAPQEIAAFIEALSKDGISEGQAAAFAMAVFFRGMNRDEMVALTLAMRDSGDVLSWRDIGRPVADKHSTGGVGDNVSLMLAPIVAACGLAVPMISGRGLGHTGGTLDKLEAIPGYDVMPDEALFRRTVQSVGCAIIGQTGDLAPADKRLYAIRDVTATVDSIPLITASILSKKLAAGLETLVLDVKVGNGAFMQSLEDARILARALVDVANGAGLPTTALITDMNQPLCDAAGNAVEIVNCLEFLAGGKAGTRLEKVVLSFAAEMLVQARKAATLEEGEALASAALSSGRAMEIFARMVSVLGGPSDFIENPSRYLACAPIILPVPAARSGWLASCATRDLGMVVVELGGGRTKPSDTINPAVGISDILPLGVRVEKGEPIAVVHAASSEDAERAVKRIEDCFGIADNAPEIAASVLERIT; translated from the coding sequence TTGAGCTTGATCCCGCAGGAAATCATCCGCCGCAAACGCGATGGCCTGTCGCTCGCGCCACAGGAGATTGCCGCTTTCATCGAAGCGCTGTCGAAAGACGGCATATCGGAAGGGCAGGCGGCCGCTTTTGCCATGGCGGTGTTTTTCCGTGGCATGAACCGCGACGAAATGGTGGCGCTGACGCTTGCCATGCGCGACAGCGGCGATGTCCTCTCCTGGCGCGATATTGGCAGGCCGGTGGCGGACAAGCATTCCACCGGCGGTGTCGGTGACAATGTCTCCCTGATGCTGGCTCCCATCGTTGCCGCCTGCGGTCTTGCGGTGCCGATGATATCAGGCAGGGGCCTTGGCCACACCGGTGGCACGCTCGACAAGCTGGAAGCCATCCCCGGTTATGATGTCATGCCGGATGAGGCTCTGTTTCGCCGGACGGTGCAGTCGGTGGGCTGCGCCATCATCGGCCAGACGGGCGATCTCGCCCCCGCCGACAAACGCCTCTACGCTATCAGGGACGTGACGGCGACCGTCGATTCCATTCCGCTGATTACCGCTTCCATTCTTTCGAAGAAGCTCGCGGCCGGGCTTGAGACGCTGGTTCTCGACGTGAAGGTCGGCAACGGCGCCTTCATGCAAAGCCTGGAGGATGCCCGCATTCTCGCCCGCGCGCTGGTCGATGTGGCGAATGGCGCCGGCCTGCCGACGACGGCGCTGATCACCGACATGAACCAGCCGCTCTGCGATGCAGCCGGCAATGCCGTCGAAATTGTCAACTGCCTGGAGTTTCTGGCCGGTGGAAAGGCCGGCACCCGTCTGGAGAAGGTGGTCCTATCCTTCGCCGCAGAAATGCTGGTGCAGGCTCGCAAAGCCGCGACATTGGAGGAAGGCGAGGCGCTGGCGTCGGCGGCTCTCTCCTCCGGCCGCGCCATGGAGATCTTCGCGCGGATGGTTTCGGTACTGGGCGGCCCGTCGGATTTTATCGAGAATCCATCCCGTTACTTGGCCTGTGCACCGATCATCCTCCCGGTTCCCGCTGCACGAAGCGGCTGGCTCGCATCCTGTGCAACGCGCGATCTCGGCATGGTTGTCGTCGAACTCGGCGGCGGCAGAACAAAACCCTCGGACACCATCAATCCGGCAGTCGGTATTTCGGATATTCTGCCGCTTGGCGTAAGGGTGGAGAAGGGCGAGCCGATCGCCGTCGTTCACGCAGCCTCCAGCGAAGACGCGGAGCGTGCGGTCAAGAGAATAGAGGACTGTTTTGGGATTGCGGATAACGCTCCGGAAATCGCGGCATCTGTCCTCGAGCGGATCACCTGA
- a CDS encoding TIGR02281 family clan AA aspartic protease, whose translation MLARAIFLLVGLSVSATQIPALMEKFQPHPETGAAKSGATAEASRPQPVSLGSVSLKADERGHFNATFRINGKSFDGLVDTGASMVAINETMARRLGYGVNSLDFKYAISTANGQTLAAHVKLDRVEIGAIRVQNVDTMVLKDNALSNMLVGMSFLKQLSSFKVSGGEMRLVR comes from the coding sequence TTGCTGGCGCGTGCGATTTTTCTGCTTGTCGGTCTTTCAGTCAGCGCCACGCAGATTCCAGCGCTGATGGAAAAATTTCAGCCGCACCCGGAAACCGGCGCTGCAAAATCCGGCGCCACCGCCGAAGCTTCCAGACCGCAGCCGGTTTCGCTGGGCAGCGTCAGCCTGAAGGCGGATGAACGCGGTCACTTCAATGCCACCTTCCGCATCAACGGCAAATCATTCGACGGGCTTGTCGATACCGGTGCCTCCATGGTGGCGATCAACGAGACGATGGCGCGCCGGCTCGGTTACGGCGTCAACAGCCTCGATTTCAAATATGCGATTTCGACAGCCAATGGTCAGACCCTGGCGGCCCATGTGAAACTCGACCGGGTGGAGATTGGCGCGATCCGCGTTCAGAATGTCGATACCATGGTGCTGAAGGACAATGCACTGAGCAACATGCTGGTCGGCATGAGCTTTTTGAAGCAACTATCGTCCTTTAAGGTATCGGGCGGCGAAATGCGGCTGGTCAGGTGA
- the upp gene encoding uracil phosphoribosyltransferase, translating into MDGVTVIEHPLVRHKLTIMRKKETSTAGFRRLLREISTLLCYEVTRDLEMTMETIDTPLETIQAPVLEGKKLVFASILRAGNGLLEGMLELVPSARVAHVGVYRDHDTLEAVEYYFKAPESLDARLVIVVDPMLATGNSSIAAVEKLKERGAKNIRFLCLLAAPEGIKNFREAHPDVPIYTAAIDRHLNEKGYIVPGLGDAGDRMYGTK; encoded by the coding sequence ATGGACGGCGTCACAGTCATCGAACATCCGCTGGTGCGGCACAAACTCACCATCATGCGCAAGAAGGAAACTTCCACGGCCGGCTTCCGCCGTCTGCTCAGGGAAATTTCGACGCTGCTCTGCTATGAAGTGACGCGTGATCTTGAAATGACGATGGAAACCATCGATACGCCGCTCGAGACCATTCAGGCACCGGTTCTGGAAGGCAAGAAGCTGGTTTTCGCTTCCATCCTGCGCGCTGGCAATGGTCTTCTGGAAGGCATGCTGGAGTTGGTTCCGTCCGCACGCGTGGCGCATGTCGGCGTCTATCGTGACCACGATACGCTTGAGGCCGTCGAATATTATTTCAAGGCTCCCGAAAGCCTCGATGCCCGCCTGGTCATCGTTGTCGATCCGATGCTGGCGACCGGCAATTCCTCCATCGCCGCCGTTGAAAAGCTCAAAGAGCGCGGTGCGAAGAACATCCGTTTCCTGTGTCTGCTGGCGGCACCAGAGGGCATCAAGAATTTCCGTGAAGCGCATCCCGATGTGCCGATTTACACGGCCGCAATCGACCGGCACCTGAACGAAAAAGGCTATATCGTTCCCGGCCTCGGCGATGCCGGTGACCGCATGTACGGCACCAAATAA
- a CDS encoding adenosine deaminase: MTSHLLKAEIHCHLEGAAPPALVVKQAEKYGIDTSGFLRDGQYVWSDFAEFIQCYDAVAQVFKSDEDYAVLTETYLTELAEANTIYSELIISPDHGDRIGLGADAYLAGVAEGIRIAKEKTGIETRIIVTGERHFGPERVIAAAEYAARIRHPLVTGFNMAGEERMGRVADYARAFDIARDAGLGLTIHAGEVCGPESVADALDLVKPSRIGHGVRAIEDAALISRLVETGTVLEVCPGSNIALSVYPDFASHPLKALSDAGVRVCISSDDPPFFFTSLAREYALAADAFGFNDAEINRMTRTALECAFVDEATRERLLARLGDA, from the coding sequence TTGACATCGCATTTGCTGAAAGCGGAAATTCACTGCCACCTCGAAGGTGCAGCACCCCCCGCCCTCGTTGTGAAACAGGCGGAGAAATACGGCATAGACACCAGCGGCTTTCTGCGCGACGGCCAATATGTCTGGTCGGATTTTGCGGAATTCATCCAGTGCTACGATGCGGTGGCGCAGGTATTCAAGTCCGATGAGGACTATGCGGTCCTGACGGAAACCTATCTGACGGAACTGGCCGAGGCCAATACGATCTATAGCGAACTGATCATTTCGCCGGATCATGGCGATCGCATCGGGCTTGGCGCGGACGCCTATCTCGCCGGCGTTGCCGAGGGTATCCGCATCGCGAAAGAAAAGACCGGCATCGAAACCCGCATCATCGTCACGGGCGAGCGGCATTTCGGCCCCGAGCGGGTGATCGCGGCGGCCGAATATGCGGCGCGGATCAGGCATCCGCTGGTAACCGGCTTCAACATGGCGGGCGAAGAACGCATGGGCCGGGTTGCCGATTACGCCCGCGCCTTCGATATCGCCCGTGATGCGGGACTTGGGTTGACGATCCATGCCGGTGAGGTTTGCGGGCCGGAAAGCGTTGCCGACGCGCTCGATCTCGTCAAACCGTCGCGTATCGGCCACGGCGTGCGCGCTATCGAAGATGCCGCTCTCATCTCCCGGCTGGTCGAGACAGGAACAGTCCTCGAAGTCTGCCCCGGCTCCAATATCGCGCTCAGCGTCTATCCCGATTTTGCCAGCCACCCGCTGAAAGCTCTGAGCGATGCCGGGGTGCGCGTCTGCATCAGTTCCGACGACCCGCCGTTCTTCTTCACCTCGCTTGCGCGGGAATATGCGCTGGCTGCGGACGCTTTCGGTTTCAACGATGCCGAGATCAACCGCATGACTCGCACCGCACTGGAATGCGCCTTTGTGGACGAGGCAACGCGCGAGCGGCTGCTTGCTAGATTGGGTGACGCCTGA
- a CDS encoding phosphopentomutase, with translation MARAFLLVLDSFGVGGAPDAERYGDLGANTLGHIAEFCAAGAADRAGLRAGPLKLPNMCSLGLLEIARQASGDIPAGMEPPERIFGLHGSASEISKGKDTPSGHWEIAGTPVTFDWGYFPTEGDAFSPELVEAICRQADIPGILGNCHASGTEIIAALGEEHIRSGKPICYTSSDSVFQIAAHETHFGLDRLIALCETVRKLLDPLNIGRVIARPFIGETVATFERTGNRRDFSVPPPEPTLLDRLVEAGRKVHAIGKIGDIYAHQGVTRVIKANGNAALMDATLHAIDEAENGDLVFTNFVDFDMLYGHRRDVAGYAAALEAFDARIPEIHRKMAPGDIALLTADHGCDPTWRGTDHTRERVPIMAFGPGIRSRDVGIRSSYADIGESIAHHLGIEAGSHGRSFI, from the coding sequence ATGGCAAGAGCATTTCTTCTCGTTCTGGATTCCTTCGGTGTCGGCGGTGCGCCTGACGCAGAGCGTTATGGCGATCTTGGTGCAAATACGCTCGGTCATATCGCGGAATTCTGCGCGGCAGGGGCGGCGGATAGAGCCGGGCTTCGGGCCGGTCCGCTGAAGCTGCCGAACATGTGTTCGCTAGGTCTCCTGGAGATCGCAAGGCAGGCAAGCGGCGACATTCCCGCCGGCATGGAACCGCCGGAGCGGATTTTTGGCCTGCATGGCTCAGCCAGCGAAATCTCCAAGGGCAAGGACACGCCTTCGGGCCATTGGGAGATCGCCGGAACGCCGGTGACCTTCGACTGGGGTTATTTCCCGACGGAGGGCGACGCCTTTTCACCGGAGCTGGTTGAGGCGATCTGCAGGCAAGCCGATATTCCCGGCATCCTCGGCAATTGCCATGCTTCCGGTACCGAGATCATCGCTGCGCTCGGTGAAGAACATATCCGGAGCGGCAAGCCGATCTGCTACACCTCTTCCGATTCCGTGTTCCAGATTGCCGCGCATGAAACCCACTTTGGTCTGGATCGGCTTATCGCGCTCTGCGAGACGGTGCGCAAACTGCTCGATCCCCTGAATATCGGTCGTGTGATCGCCCGCCCCTTCATCGGCGAGACGGTCGCCACCTTCGAACGCACCGGCAACCGCCGGGACTTCTCCGTCCCGCCGCCGGAGCCGACCCTGCTCGACCGGCTGGTGGAGGCGGGCCGCAAGGTGCATGCCATCGGCAAGATCGGCGACATCTATGCCCATCAGGGTGTGACGCGCGTCATCAAGGCAAATGGCAACGCCGCCTTGATGGATGCGACGCTGCATGCCATTGACGAGGCTGAAAACGGCGATCTCGTCTTCACCAATTTCGTCGATTTCGACATGCTTTACGGCCACCGCCGAGACGTTGCCGGTTATGCGGCGGCGCTTGAGGCCTTCGATGCGCGTATTCCGGAAATCCACCGCAAGATGGCACCTGGCGATATAGCGCTTCTCACCGCCGACCATGGTTGCGATCCCACCTGGCGGGGCACGGACCATACGCGCGAAAGGGTGCCGATCATGGCATTCGGGCCAGGCATCCGTTCCCGCGATGTCGGTATTCGTTCAAGCTACGCCGATATTGGCGAAAGTATCGCCCACCATCTTGGCATAGAGGCCGGTTCACACGGCAGGAGCTTCATTTGA
- a CDS encoding SURF1 family protein, producing MSEIAPQNRRIRPAAIVVLFLTIALTGCLLALGTWQVQRLFWKLDLIERVDVRAHAEPVDAPAASDWPALGNPSDYEYRRVKLTGTLLNDREVQVYTVTDLGPGYWVMTPLRRDDGSSIIVNRGFVPSDRRDPSSRTGGEPTGNVEIVGLMRAPETGGLFLRTNDPANGRWYSRNIPQITQASGLSDVAPFYVDADATPNPGGLPVGGKTMLTFPNNHLSYAVTWYILAAMVVAAGWYVLRNLNAPKSKRDAD from the coding sequence ATGAGCGAAATCGCACCCCAAAACCGGCGCATCCGCCCTGCGGCAATCGTCGTCCTGTTTTTGACCATTGCCCTGACGGGCTGCCTGCTGGCGCTTGGAACATGGCAGGTTCAGCGCCTTTTCTGGAAACTAGACCTGATCGAGCGCGTCGACGTCCGCGCCCATGCCGAGCCAGTCGATGCCCCTGCCGCCAGCGACTGGCCGGCCCTCGGCAATCCCTCGGATTACGAATATCGTCGCGTGAAACTGACCGGCACACTCCTTAACGACAGGGAAGTTCAGGTCTACACGGTCACCGATCTCGGGCCCGGCTACTGGGTCATGACCCCGCTTCGGCGCGACGATGGTTCAAGCATCATCGTCAATCGCGGTTTCGTGCCCTCCGACCGGCGCGATCCATCCTCGCGCACGGGAGGTGAACCGACCGGAAACGTCGAGATCGTCGGGCTGATGCGCGCGCCGGAAACCGGTGGGCTTTTCCTTAGAACCAACGACCCGGCAAATGGCCGCTGGTATTCCCGCAATATCCCTCAGATCACGCAGGCATCCGGGCTTTCAGACGTCGCGCCCTTTTATGTCGATGCGGATGCGACACCCAATCCGGGTGGCCTGCCGGTTGGCGGCAAGACCATGCTCACTTTCCCCAACAACCACCTCTCCTACGCCGTGACATGGTATATTCTGGCGGCGATGGTGGTGGCGGCCGGCTGGTATGTGCTACGCAACCTCAACGCACCGAAATCGAAACGGGATGCTGATTGA
- the cyoD gene encoding cytochrome o ubiquinol oxidase subunit IV: protein MSSEAHAHHDAHGDDHHHDGASHGTFKSYMIGFVLSVILTAIPFWLVMGGVLENKTLLVIAIMGLGVIQIFVHMIYFLHMDTRSEGGWTFMALIFTVVVLLITLSGSLWVMYNMNKNMMPLHIEDVKNLP, encoded by the coding sequence ATGAGTTCCGAAGCACACGCACATCACGACGCGCATGGCGACGACCATCACCATGATGGCGCAAGCCACGGCACGTTCAAAAGCTACATGATCGGCTTCGTCCTGTCGGTCATTCTGACGGCGATCCCCTTTTGGCTGGTCATGGGTGGCGTTCTTGAAAACAAGACCCTGCTCGTCATCGCCATCATGGGTCTCGGCGTCATCCAGATCTTCGTGCACATGATCTACTTCCTGCACATGGACACCAGGTCCGAAGGCGGCTGGACCTTCATGGCGCTGATCTTCACCGTTGTGGTGCTGCTGATCACGCTCTCCGGCTCGCTTTGGGTCATGTACAACATGAACAAGAACATGATGCCGCTGCACATCGAGGATGTGAAGAACCTGCCCTGA